From Serinicoccus profundi, the proteins below share one genomic window:
- a CDS encoding alpha/beta hydrolase family protein, with amino-acid sequence MKPGDLTLIRTLSSPTVHPAGRDTVVVLSRPDVEDNRYRTSLWRLDLTVEDAELTRLTHGTRDSAPRYSPDGTRLAFLRASEDGPAQLHVMSTDGGDARLLTDQPLGVGAYSWSPDSSQIVYAARVPEEGRYGTDTEVKPDQEAPRLIEHSTYLADGLGYVLDRPSAIFLLDLAPVDVTDPHDPAAPEAIPTSTQLTHGAGDDTAPVFLHGGTRVAFLASRDRRGTWRPDTLVRDVCSIDLRGKGFRRHTDGTGSVGSLTVGTDGTAVYGANDLGPSLQDFVAHNAVLRRLDGPGVALTDAEDDHLACSPVIADDGRVIAAFERRGDTEVRELPSGTVVLDGHVSVDALATGGDVTVAVAGTRTSYSELFVGRGSEPLTQRTELARHLTGSAAAIEPEELEATSGDGYPVHGWLFRPTTKARRKAGHPVILMIHGGPYAQYSGNLFDEAQVLAGAGYAVVMGNPRGGAGYGASHGRAVKEAIGTVDVTDLTALLDHALTLPGLDSSRLGVQGGSYGGLMTTWLVGHSDRFTAAISERAVNAWDSFAGTSDIGWFFADEYAGAYQHEQSPLTWADNITTPTLIIHSERDFRCPLEQGQRLFARLKRNGVPTKLLIFPGEGHELSRSGQPRHRQQRFEHILDWWAEHLR; translated from the coding sequence GTGAAACCTGGCGACCTCACCCTGATCCGCACCCTCTCCTCCCCGACCGTCCACCCCGCTGGACGAGACACCGTCGTGGTCCTCAGTCGGCCCGACGTGGAGGACAACCGCTACCGCACCAGCCTGTGGCGCCTGGACCTCACGGTCGAGGACGCCGAACTGACCCGGCTCACCCACGGCACCCGCGACTCCGCCCCCCGCTACTCCCCCGACGGCACCCGGCTCGCCTTCCTCCGCGCTTCCGAGGACGGCCCGGCCCAGCTGCACGTCATGAGCACGGATGGCGGCGACGCACGCCTGCTGACCGACCAGCCGCTCGGTGTCGGCGCCTACTCCTGGTCCCCCGACAGCAGCCAGATCGTGTATGCCGCCCGCGTGCCCGAGGAGGGTCGCTACGGCACCGACACGGAGGTCAAGCCCGACCAGGAGGCGCCGCGCCTCATCGAGCACAGCACCTACCTCGCGGACGGTCTCGGCTACGTGCTCGACCGACCGAGCGCGATCTTCCTGCTCGACCTCGCCCCCGTCGACGTCACCGACCCCCACGACCCGGCTGCGCCCGAGGCGATCCCCACCAGCACCCAGCTCACCCATGGCGCCGGCGACGACACGGCACCGGTCTTCCTGCACGGTGGCACCCGCGTCGCCTTCCTCGCCTCCCGCGACCGGCGGGGCACCTGGAGGCCCGACACCCTCGTGCGGGACGTGTGCTCGATCGACCTGCGCGGCAAGGGATTCCGCCGCCACACCGACGGGACGGGGTCCGTCGGCAGCCTCACCGTCGGCACCGACGGCACGGCCGTCTACGGCGCCAACGACCTCGGCCCGTCCCTCCAGGACTTCGTGGCCCACAATGCCGTCCTGCGCCGCCTGGACGGCCCCGGCGTGGCGCTCACGGACGCCGAGGACGACCACCTCGCCTGCTCACCCGTCATCGCCGACGACGGCCGGGTCATCGCGGCCTTCGAGCGGCGCGGCGACACCGAGGTACGCGAACTCCCTTCCGGCACAGTCGTTCTCGACGGCCACGTGAGCGTCGATGCGCTGGCGACCGGTGGCGACGTGACGGTCGCTGTCGCGGGAACGCGCACGTCATACTCCGAGCTGTTCGTGGGCCGCGGCAGCGAGCCGCTCACCCAGCGGACCGAGCTGGCGCGGCACCTCACCGGCTCGGCCGCGGCCATCGAACCGGAGGAGCTCGAGGCGACCTCGGGGGACGGCTACCCCGTCCACGGGTGGTTGTTCCGGCCCACCACCAAGGCACGTCGCAAGGCGGGCCACCCGGTGATCCTCATGATCCACGGCGGCCCCTACGCGCAGTACTCCGGCAACCTCTTCGACGAGGCGCAGGTGCTCGCAGGTGCGGGGTATGCCGTCGTCATGGGTAACCCGCGCGGTGGTGCGGGGTACGGCGCGAGCCACGGGCGGGCGGTCAAGGAGGCGATCGGCACGGTCGATGTCACCGACCTCACCGCGCTGCTGGACCACGCGCTGACCCTGCCCGGGCTCGACAGCTCACGCCTCGGCGTCCAGGGCGGCTCCTACGGCGGTCTCATGACGACCTGGCTCGTCGGTCACAGCGACCGCTTCACCGCCGCGATCAGCGAGCGGGCCGTCAACGCCTGGGACTCCTTCGCCGGCACCAGCGACATCGGCTGGTTCTTCGCCGACGAGTATGCCGGCGCCTACCAGCACGAGCAGTCGCCGCTGACCTGGGCCGACAACATCACCACCCCGACACTGATCATCCACTCCGAGCGTGACTTCCGGTGCCCCCTGGAGCAGGGACAGCGCCTCTTCGCCCGCCTGAAGCGCAACGGTGTGCCGACCAAGCTGCTGATCTTCCCGGGCGAAGGTCACGAGCTCTCCCGCAGCGGCCAGCCGCGCCACCGACAGCAGCGCTTCGAGCACATCCTCGACTGGTGGGCCGAGCACCTGCGCTAG
- a CDS encoding PIG-L family deacetylase, giving the protein MLSMMRNMLGHAPSRAALRKHVRQGSRRVASVLSRPVTYVVSPHPDDETLRLAAYIPWLCARTSHPVVLVAVSDGGASQRARINGWTEAYEQEFRRSEQAAAWSALTAGAGQIIRLGLPDGNVQVADVRKALKKLDRRGARWVVAAHPEDGHPDHRAVAGAVRGLGHRVVRFSLGTLMSGEAALYRPTRSTSDQIQIAVAAYQQFGRQSVKDEFSALRRSGYVSRVVAISRETAADIPSPGPAQGQQQERVSPPPTTGPTGVGTSPVFVLGNQKSGSTAIAALLAECMGGKPSLDVLYQSRTRLEDLLGQDEAIAALAQRRSKAFSAEVVKDNDFIFILPSLRAAFPDAPVVFVVRDPRDNIRSILNRVDLPGSQQDLTTEQYAHLRDTLPGWHSIVTNAGIVAEPQQYVEALAERWARAVSAYLEAADRITLIRYEDFCTDKRGQIEKLSRSLGRPVVHDITGSQDRQFQPRGDREISPEAFFGPDNLRRIEARCGALMSRLGYQRSGTA; this is encoded by the coding sequence ATGCTCTCGATGATGCGGAACATGCTTGGTCACGCCCCCAGTCGGGCGGCGTTGCGCAAGCATGTCCGTCAGGGATCGCGGCGCGTCGCCTCTGTGTTGTCCCGCCCAGTGACCTATGTGGTCTCGCCGCACCCAGACGACGAGACCCTACGGCTCGCGGCCTACATCCCGTGGTTGTGCGCCCGAACGTCACACCCCGTCGTCCTGGTTGCCGTCAGCGACGGTGGTGCTTCGCAGCGGGCTCGGATCAATGGGTGGACCGAGGCGTACGAGCAGGAGTTCCGCCGGTCCGAGCAGGCGGCCGCATGGTCGGCGCTCACCGCTGGTGCTGGGCAGATCATCCGACTGGGTCTTCCGGATGGCAACGTGCAAGTGGCGGACGTCCGCAAGGCCCTGAAGAAGCTCGATCGTCGGGGGGCCCGGTGGGTCGTAGCGGCGCATCCTGAGGATGGCCATCCGGACCACCGCGCGGTCGCTGGGGCGGTCCGTGGTCTCGGTCACCGCGTAGTGAGGTTCAGCCTGGGCACCCTCATGTCGGGGGAGGCCGCGCTCTATCGACCGACACGGAGCACCAGTGATCAGATACAGATCGCGGTGGCTGCCTACCAGCAGTTCGGCCGCCAGTCCGTCAAGGACGAGTTCTCAGCCCTGCGCAGGTCGGGCTACGTCAGCCGGGTCGTGGCCATCTCGCGGGAGACGGCCGCTGACATCCCTTCGCCGGGCCCGGCGCAAGGCCAGCAGCAGGAGCGGGTGAGCCCTCCCCCGACCACGGGCCCGACCGGCGTAGGGACGTCACCGGTGTTCGTGCTGGGTAATCAAAAGTCGGGAAGCACGGCGATCGCTGCTCTGCTGGCCGAATGCATGGGTGGCAAGCCGTCCCTTGACGTGTTGTATCAGAGCCGCACCCGGCTGGAGGACCTGCTGGGGCAGGACGAAGCCATCGCTGCGCTGGCCCAACGACGCTCCAAAGCTTTCTCCGCCGAGGTCGTGAAGGACAACGACTTCATCTTCATCCTTCCTTCGCTGCGGGCTGCCTTCCCGGATGCGCCCGTGGTCTTCGTCGTCCGCGACCCAAGGGACAACATCAGGAGCATCCTCAATAGGGTGGATCTCCCTGGCTCCCAGCAGGATCTGACCACCGAGCAGTACGCCCACCTCCGCGACACACTTCCCGGCTGGCACTCCATCGTGACCAATGCGGGGATCGTCGCCGAGCCGCAGCAGTATGTCGAGGCGCTGGCCGAGAGATGGGCGCGCGCCGTGTCGGCCTACCTCGAGGCCGCAGACCGGATAACCCTCATCCGGTACGAGGACTTCTGCACCGACAAGCGCGGGCAGATCGAGAAGCTGTCCCGATCATTGGGCCGCCCGGTCGTCCACGACATCACCGGCTCGCAGGACCGACAGTTCCAGCCCCGGGGAGATCGCGAGATCTCTCCGGAGGCGTTCTTCGGTCCGGACAACCTCCGCAGGATCGAGGCAAGGTGCGGCGCGCTCATGTCGCGGCTCGGATACCAGCGGAGCGGAACCGCCTAG
- a CDS encoding acyl-CoA carboxylase subunit beta: MTGMTSASADDSGPVAGQGDPRVADLRARLERAHTDSAGPGEKARAKLDSQNKLYVRDRIALLFDEGTFVEDGRYANATAAGLPADGVVTGRGEVDGRAAIVVANDPTVKAGSWGARTVEKIIRATEAALREELPIFWFVDSAGARITDQVDLFPGRRGAGRIFHNQVALSGKVPQICCLFGPSAAGGAYIPSFTDLIIMVEGNASMYLGSPRMAEMVVGEKVSLEEMGGARMHCTVSGVGDLLAADDTEAIELARHFFSYLPESWRAPTPAYEGEEPATPLTRHTVPEAESVPFDVHEVIEGLVDDDSFFEVKPLFAAELVVGLGRIDGQSVGIVANNSAVKGGVLFTDSADKASRFIWLCDAYGIPLLYLADVPGFMIGSEVERGGIIRHGAKMVSAVSEATVPQLCIVLRKAYGAGLYAMGGPGFGPEATIALPTARIAVMGPEAAVNAVYANKIAEIQDLDARQEFIDAKRAEYLEDVDLERLAADLVIDAITEPEDLRAEVVHRLRYASRRDRHFSTRHRSIPPV, translated from the coding sequence ATGACCGGTATGACGAGCGCCAGCGCAGACGACTCCGGCCCCGTCGCGGGCCAGGGCGACCCGCGCGTCGCCGACCTGCGGGCCCGGCTGGAGCGTGCGCATACGGACTCCGCCGGGCCGGGGGAGAAGGCGCGCGCCAAGCTCGACAGCCAGAACAAGCTCTACGTCCGCGACCGGATCGCGCTGCTCTTCGACGAGGGCACCTTCGTCGAGGACGGGCGGTATGCCAACGCCACCGCGGCCGGTCTGCCGGCCGACGGTGTGGTGACGGGTCGGGGTGAGGTCGACGGGCGGGCGGCGATCGTCGTCGCCAACGACCCGACGGTCAAGGCCGGGTCGTGGGGGGCACGGACGGTTGAGAAGATCATCCGGGCCACCGAGGCGGCGCTGCGCGAGGAGCTGCCGATCTTCTGGTTCGTCGACTCCGCGGGTGCGCGGATCACCGACCAGGTCGACCTCTTCCCGGGGCGGCGCGGGGCGGGCCGGATCTTCCACAACCAGGTCGCGCTCTCGGGCAAGGTGCCGCAGATCTGCTGCCTCTTCGGGCCGAGCGCAGCCGGTGGGGCCTACATCCCCAGTTTCACCGACCTCATCATCATGGTCGAGGGCAACGCCTCGATGTATCTCGGCAGCCCTCGGATGGCCGAGATGGTCGTGGGGGAGAAGGTGTCGCTGGAGGAGATGGGCGGTGCCCGCATGCACTGCACCGTCTCGGGGGTGGGGGACCTGCTCGCCGCCGATGACACCGAGGCGATCGAGCTGGCGCGCCACTTCTTCTCCTACCTGCCCGAGTCGTGGCGCGCCCCGACGCCCGCCTACGAGGGTGAGGAGCCCGCGACGCCGCTGACACGGCATACCGTGCCCGAGGCGGAGTCGGTGCCCTTCGACGTGCACGAGGTGATCGAGGGTCTCGTCGACGACGACAGCTTCTTCGAGGTCAAGCCGCTCTTCGCGGCCGAGCTCGTCGTCGGGCTGGGGCGCATCGACGGGCAGAGCGTCGGGATCGTGGCCAACAACTCCGCGGTCAAGGGCGGCGTGCTCTTCACCGACTCGGCCGACAAGGCCTCACGCTTCATCTGGCTGTGCGACGCCTACGGCATCCCGCTGCTCTACCTCGCCGACGTCCCGGGCTTCATGATCGGGTCCGAGGTCGAGCGCGGCGGGATCATCCGGCACGGTGCCAAGATGGTCTCGGCGGTGTCGGAGGCGACCGTGCCGCAGCTGTGCATCGTGCTCCGCAAGGCCTACGGCGCCGGGTTGTATGCCATGGGCGGGCCGGGCTTCGGCCCCGAGGCGACCATCGCGCTGCCCACGGCGCGGATCGCGGTCATGGGGCCCGAGGCCGCCGTCAACGCGGTCTACGCCAACAAGATCGCGGAGATCCAGGACCTCGACGCGCGGCAGGAGTTCATCGACGCCAAGCGCGCGGAGTACCTCGAGGACGTCGACCTGGAGCGGCTCGCTGCCGACCTCGTCATCGACGCCATCACCGAACCCGAGGACCTGCGGGCCGAGGTCGTGCACCGGCTGAGGTATGCGTCTCGTCGGGACCGGCACTTCTCCACCCGCCACCGCAGCATCCCGCCGGTGTGA
- a CDS encoding acyl-CoA dehydrogenase family protein yields MFELTQDHEEFRGLVREFAQGEVAPHVEQWDKDSHFPTELVPKMGELGLFGLNAPEEFGGAGTEHGGFTYTCLAIEELGRIDQSIGITLSAGVGLGINPILSYGTQEQKERYLPGLLAGRTLAGFGLTEPDAGSDAAASKTKARLEDGSWVLNGSKAFITNSGTDITSVVTVTARTGESADGKPEISAIMIPAGTDGFVVEPAYRKLGWHISDTHGLSFEDCRVPEDNLLGERGQGFKQFLKTLDDGRIAISALALGCAQRMLEECTAYSQQRIAFGRPIAVNQGVSFQISDLAVMVEAARLLTYKAAWLKDEQEAGRRGVAEVKQAAAIAKLYSTEAAVAATRIATQIFGGNGFMEEYPVARFYRDAKILEIGEGTSEVQRMVIARGLGLPAS; encoded by the coding sequence ATGTTCGAACTGACCCAGGATCACGAGGAGTTCCGCGGCCTGGTCCGCGAGTTCGCGCAGGGGGAGGTGGCCCCCCATGTCGAGCAGTGGGACAAGGACAGCCATTTCCCGACCGAGCTGGTGCCCAAGATGGGCGAGCTCGGCCTCTTCGGGCTCAACGCGCCCGAGGAGTTCGGCGGCGCGGGCACCGAGCACGGCGGCTTCACCTACACCTGCCTGGCCATCGAGGAGCTCGGCCGGATCGACCAGTCGATCGGCATCACGCTCTCGGCCGGTGTCGGCCTCGGGATCAACCCAATCCTCTCCTACGGCACGCAGGAGCAGAAGGAGCGCTACCTGCCCGGCCTGCTCGCCGGCAGGACCCTGGCCGGCTTCGGTCTCACCGAGCCCGACGCCGGCTCCGACGCCGCTGCGAGCAAGACCAAGGCGCGCCTGGAGGACGGCTCGTGGGTGCTCAACGGGTCGAAGGCCTTCATCACCAACTCCGGCACCGACATCACCTCGGTCGTCACCGTCACCGCGAGGACCGGCGAGAGCGCCGACGGCAAGCCCGAGATCAGCGCGATCATGATCCCCGCCGGCACCGACGGGTTCGTCGTCGAGCCGGCCTACCGCAAGCTCGGCTGGCACATCTCCGACACCCACGGGCTGAGCTTCGAGGACTGCCGGGTGCCCGAGGACAACCTGCTCGGCGAGCGGGGGCAGGGGTTCAAGCAGTTCCTCAAGACCCTCGACGACGGGCGCATCGCGATCTCCGCGCTCGCCCTCGGGTGCGCGCAGCGGATGCTCGAGGAGTGCACGGCCTACAGCCAGCAGCGCATCGCCTTCGGCCGCCCGATCGCGGTCAACCAGGGCGTGTCCTTCCAGATCTCCGACCTCGCGGTCATGGTCGAGGCGGCGCGGCTGCTCACCTACAAGGCGGCCTGGCTCAAGGACGAGCAGGAGGCCGGGCGACGCGGCGTCGCCGAGGTCAAGCAGGCGGCGGCCATCGCCAAGCTCTACTCCACCGAGGCCGCCGTGGCCGCGACCCGGATCGCGACGCAGATCTTCGGCGGCAACGGCTTCATGGAGGAGTACCCCGTCGCCCGCTTCTACCGCGACGCCAAGATCCTGGAGATCGGCGAGGGCACCTCCGAGGTGCAGCGGATGGTCATCGCCCGGGGCCTGGGGCTCCCGGCGAGCTGA
- a CDS encoding MerR family transcriptional regulator, with the protein MNDTTTTWTIAQMADDYDVTHRALRHYEHLGLLSPDREGQRRIYHRRERTRLALILRGRRLGFSLEEIATILDMYDDQPGEVGQLRYLLSQIGDRRADLERRRHDIEDSLRELDELEQRCAEDVARLS; encoded by the coding sequence GTGAACGACACCACAACGACGTGGACCATCGCCCAGATGGCCGACGACTACGACGTGACCCACCGCGCCCTGCGCCACTACGAGCACCTCGGGCTGCTCTCCCCCGACCGGGAGGGCCAGCGCCGCATCTACCACCGCCGCGAGCGCACCCGCCTCGCCCTCATCCTGCGAGGCCGTCGCCTGGGCTTCTCCCTGGAGGAGATCGCGACGATCCTCGACATGTATGACGACCAGCCCGGCGAGGTGGGTCAGCTGCGCTACCTGCTGTCCCAGATCGGCGACCGGCGGGCCGACCTGGAGCGTCGCCGACACGACATCGAGGACAGCCTGCGCGAGCTCGACGAGCTCGAGCAGCGGTGCGCCGAGGACGTCGCCCGCCTGTCGTGA
- a CDS encoding acetyl/propionyl/methylcrotonyl-CoA carboxylase subunit alpha, producing the protein MPISKVLIANRGEIAVRIARACSDAGLGSVAVYADPDRDALHVKVADEAYSLGGSTPGESYLVQEKLLDVARQAGADAVHPGYGFLAENASFAQAVIDAGLTWIGPSPDAIDALGDKVKARHIALEAQAPLVPGTKDPVEGPDEVVAFAQEHGLPVAIKAAYGGGGRGLKVARTMEEIPDLFDSAVREAVTAFGRGECFVERFLDRPRHVETQCLADQHGNVVVVSTRDCSLQRRNQKLVEEAPAPFLTDEQHAELVRASKAIMTAAGYVGAGTCEFLVGPEGDISFLEVNTRLQVEHPVTEEVTGIDLVREQFRIADGEELGYDDPAPHAHSFEFRLNAEDAGRDFLPAPGTATTFRPPSGPGVRLDSGVVEGDTVAGAFDSMLAKLIVTGRTRQQALARSRRALAEFELEGMPTVLPFHRAVVSDPAFAPEDADAPFTVHTRWIETDFDNQIEAYSGPTADAPEEAERQTVVVEVGGQRLEVSLPGGLLLGGAGGAAAGGRKKAPKRSRGGGGGAAASGDAVTAPMQGTIVKIAVEEGQTLAEGDVVVVLEAMKMEQPIKAHKAGTVTRLSAAVGDTVANGAAICELKD; encoded by the coding sequence ATGCCGATCAGCAAGGTCCTCATTGCCAACCGCGGCGAGATCGCCGTGCGTATCGCCCGCGCGTGCAGCGACGCGGGCCTGGGTTCCGTCGCCGTCTATGCCGACCCCGACCGGGACGCCCTGCACGTCAAGGTCGCCGACGAGGCGTACTCCCTGGGCGGGTCGACCCCCGGCGAGTCCTACCTCGTGCAGGAGAAGCTGCTCGACGTCGCCCGTCAGGCCGGGGCCGACGCGGTGCACCCCGGCTACGGCTTCCTCGCCGAAAACGCCTCCTTCGCCCAGGCCGTCATCGACGCCGGGCTGACCTGGATCGGCCCCTCCCCCGACGCGATCGACGCGCTCGGCGACAAGGTCAAGGCGCGCCACATCGCGCTGGAAGCGCAGGCGCCGCTCGTGCCGGGCACCAAGGACCCGGTCGAGGGTCCCGACGAGGTCGTCGCCTTCGCGCAGGAGCACGGGCTGCCCGTGGCGATCAAGGCCGCCTACGGCGGTGGCGGGCGTGGGCTCAAGGTGGCCCGCACGATGGAGGAGATCCCCGACCTCTTCGACTCCGCCGTCCGCGAGGCGGTCACCGCCTTCGGCCGCGGCGAGTGCTTCGTCGAGCGCTTCCTCGACCGCCCGCGGCACGTCGAGACGCAGTGCCTGGCCGACCAGCACGGCAACGTCGTGGTCGTCTCGACCCGCGACTGCTCGCTGCAGCGCCGCAACCAGAAGCTCGTCGAGGAGGCGCCCGCGCCGTTCCTCACCGACGAGCAGCACGCCGAGCTGGTGCGCGCGAGCAAGGCGATCATGACGGCCGCGGGCTACGTCGGCGCCGGGACCTGCGAGTTCCTCGTCGGCCCCGAGGGCGACATCTCCTTCCTCGAGGTCAACACCCGTCTCCAGGTGGAGCACCCGGTCACCGAGGAGGTCACCGGCATCGACCTGGTCCGTGAGCAGTTCCGCATCGCCGACGGCGAGGAGCTGGGCTACGACGACCCGGCGCCCCACGCCCACTCCTTCGAGTTCCGGCTCAACGCCGAGGACGCCGGCCGCGACTTCCTCCCCGCGCCCGGCACGGCGACGACCTTCCGCCCGCCGTCGGGCCCGGGCGTGCGGCTCGACTCCGGCGTCGTCGAGGGCGACACGGTGGCTGGAGCCTTCGACTCGATGCTCGCCAAGCTCATCGTCACGGGCCGCACCCGCCAGCAGGCGCTGGCCCGCTCCCGTCGCGCGCTCGCGGAGTTCGAGCTGGAGGGTATGCCGACCGTCCTGCCGTTCCACCGCGCCGTCGTCTCCGACCCGGCCTTCGCCCCGGAGGACGCCGACGCGCCGTTCACGGTGCATACCCGGTGGATCGAGACCGACTTCGACAACCAGATCGAGGCCTACTCCGGCCCGACCGCGGATGCCCCCGAGGAGGCCGAGCGGCAGACGGTCGTCGTCGAGGTCGGCGGCCAGCGCCTCGAGGTGTCGCTGCCGGGCGGGCTGTTGCTGGGCGGCGCCGGTGGCGCGGCCGCCGGTGGACGCAAGAAGGCCCCCAAGCGCTCGCGCGGTGGTGGCGGAGGAGCAGCTGCGTCCGGTGACGCCGTGACCGCGCCCATGCAGGGCACCATCGTCAAGATCGCCGTCGAGGAGGGTCAGACCCTGGCCGAGGGCGACGTCGTCGTCGTGCTCGAGGCGATGAAGATGGAACAGCCCATCAAGGCGCATAAGGCCGGCACCGTGACCCGCCTCTCCGCCGCCGTCGGCGACACCGTGGCCAACGGCGCCGCGATCTGCGAGCTCAAGGACTGA
- a CDS encoding NAD(P)H-quinone dehydrogenase, with protein MGHVSAANKSVVVIGGGPGGYEAALAAAQLGSEVTVVERSGLGGAAVLTDCVPSKALIATADFMDRFSAAKRIGVHFDGAQVPGDQGVTAHIADVNARIIELAQAQSRDIAERLESAGVEVVQGAGSLLGAGRVQVLEGVDDVDSGEEPAPHDEDCAESHTRRELEADLILVSTGARPRVLDSATPDGERILTWQQIWDLTELPEHLVVIGSGVTGAELAHAYLGLGCRVTLISSRDRVLPGEDADAANVVEEVFRRRGMTVLNRSRAGAVRREGDGVVVTLEDGREVEGTHALLAVGSIPNTTDMGLEEAGVRLSRSGHVEVDRVSRTSAPGVYAAGDCTGVFPLASIAAMQGRIAVAHSLGDAVAPLSLGKVSSNIFTDPEIATVGVSQADIDEGRVDARVVMLPLTKNPRAKMQNLQDGFVKLFARSGSATIIGGVVVAPRASELIFPIALAVANRLNVDQFSATFTVYPSMSGSLSEAARQLHEIAD; from the coding sequence ATGGGGCACGTGAGTGCCGCCAACAAGTCCGTCGTCGTCATCGGGGGAGGTCCCGGTGGCTACGAGGCCGCCCTGGCCGCTGCTCAGCTCGGCTCGGAGGTGACGGTGGTCGAGCGCTCGGGCCTGGGCGGTGCGGCCGTGCTCACCGACTGCGTGCCCAGCAAGGCCCTCATCGCCACCGCCGACTTCATGGACCGCTTCAGCGCGGCCAAGCGGATCGGGGTGCACTTCGACGGCGCCCAGGTGCCCGGCGACCAGGGCGTCACCGCGCACATCGCCGACGTCAACGCCCGGATCATCGAGCTCGCGCAGGCCCAGAGCCGCGACATCGCCGAGCGGCTGGAGTCCGCCGGGGTCGAGGTCGTCCAGGGGGCAGGCAGCCTCCTCGGTGCCGGGCGGGTGCAGGTGCTCGAAGGCGTGGACGACGTCGACTCCGGTGAGGAGCCGGCGCCGCACGACGAGGACTGTGCCGAGAGCCATACCCGCCGCGAGCTGGAGGCCGACCTCATCCTCGTCTCCACGGGAGCCCGCCCGCGGGTGCTCGACTCGGCGACGCCGGACGGGGAGCGGATCCTCACCTGGCAGCAGATCTGGGACCTCACCGAGCTGCCCGAGCACCTCGTCGTCATCGGCTCGGGTGTCACCGGTGCCGAGCTGGCGCACGCCTACCTCGGGCTCGGGTGCCGGGTGACCCTCATCTCCTCGCGCGACCGGGTGCTGCCGGGGGAGGACGCCGACGCCGCCAATGTCGTGGAGGAGGTCTTCCGTCGACGGGGGATGACGGTGCTCAACCGCTCTCGCGCCGGCGCCGTCCGACGCGAGGGCGACGGGGTCGTCGTCACCCTCGAGGACGGTCGTGAGGTCGAGGGCACCCATGCGCTGCTCGCCGTCGGCTCGATCCCCAACACCACCGACATGGGGCTGGAAGAGGCCGGGGTGCGGTTGAGCCGGTCCGGCCACGTCGAGGTGGACCGGGTCTCGCGCACCAGCGCGCCCGGGGTGTATGCCGCGGGCGACTGCACCGGTGTCTTCCCGCTGGCCTCGATCGCGGCGATGCAGGGCCGGATCGCGGTCGCGCACTCCCTCGGTGACGCCGTGGCGCCGCTGTCGCTGGGCAAGGTCAGCTCCAACATCTTCACCGACCCCGAGATCGCGACCGTCGGCGTGAGCCAGGCCGACATCGATGAGGGCCGGGTGGACGCGCGGGTGGTCATGCTGCCGCTCACCAAGAACCCGCGCGCCAAGATGCAGAACCTCCAGGACGGCTTCGTCAAGCTCTTCGCCCGCAGCGGCAGCGCGACGATCATCGGCGGCGTGGTCGTGGCGCCGCGCGCCAGCGAGCTGATCTTCCCCATCGCCCTCGCCGTGGCCAACCGGCTCAACGTCGACCAGTTCTCGGCGACCTTCACGGTCTACCCCTCGATGAGCGGCTCACTCTCCGAGGCCGCCCGCCAGCTGCACGAGATCGCCGACTGA
- a CDS encoding purine-nucleoside phosphorylase has protein sequence MTTGAAPELDDPATDPLEVASAAAQVIAQRTGADRHDIALVLGSGWKPAAEALGRADAEIDHADVPGFAAAAVAGHSGTMRSIPLSSGRRALVYGTRTHFYEGKGVRSVVHAVRTAAAAGCSTIVLTNGCGGLRPEWAPGTPVLIKDHLNLTATSPIEGANFVDLTDLYSARLRDLAREVDPSLDEGVYVQFPGPHYETPAEVQMAKVLGGDLVGMSTALEAIAARQAGLEVLGVSLVTNAAAGISETPLDHQEVIDAGAAAAQRCGELLARIVERI, from the coding sequence ATGACTACTGGTGCCGCCCCTGAGCTCGACGACCCCGCCACCGACCCGCTCGAGGTGGCGTCAGCCGCGGCGCAGGTCATCGCGCAGCGCACCGGCGCCGACCGGCACGACATCGCGCTCGTCCTCGGCAGCGGCTGGAAGCCTGCGGCGGAAGCCCTCGGCCGGGCGGACGCCGAGATCGACCACGCCGACGTGCCCGGCTTCGCGGCGGCCGCGGTCGCCGGCCACTCCGGCACGATGCGCTCCATCCCGCTGAGCAGCGGCCGACGCGCCCTCGTCTACGGCACCCGCACCCACTTCTACGAGGGCAAGGGCGTGCGCTCGGTCGTGCACGCGGTCCGCACGGCGGCCGCGGCCGGGTGCTCCACGATCGTGCTCACCAACGGCTGCGGCGGGTTGCGTCCGGAGTGGGCCCCCGGGACCCCGGTCCTCATCAAGGACCACCTCAACCTCACCGCCACCTCCCCGATCGAGGGCGCGAACTTCGTCGACCTCACCGACCTCTACTCCGCGCGCCTTCGCGACCTCGCCCGCGAGGTCGACCCGTCGCTCGACGAGGGCGTCTACGTGCAGTTCCCCGGACCGCACTACGAGACCCCCGCGGAGGTCCAGATGGCCAAGGTGCTGGGTGGCGACCTCGTCGGTATGTCGACCGCCCTGGAGGCGATCGCCGCCCGGCAGGCGGGGCTCGAGGTCCTCGGGGTCTCCCTCGTCACCAATGCGGCGGCCGGGATCAGCGAGACACCGCTGGACCACCAGGAGGTCATCGACGCCGGTGCGGCGGCCGCGCAGCGGTGCGGTGAGCTCCTGGCCCGCATCGTCGAGCGCATCTGA